A stretch of the Streptococcus himalayensis genome encodes the following:
- a CDS encoding IS66 family transposase, producing MEPQDKVIESLTKTIEIMTNELTLLREQVAYLTQKLYGKSSEKVVYQPGQLSLFEEEPLPEEDADLPR from the coding sequence ATGGAGCCACAAGATAAAGTGATTGAAAGTCTAACAAAAACTATTGAAATCATGACCAATGAGTTGACCCTCCTTCGTGAACAGGTGGCTTATCTGACACAAAAGCTTTATGGCAAGTCATCAGAGAAGGTTGTGTATCAACCTGGTCAGCTAAGTCTCTTTGAAGAAGAACCACTTCCTGAAGAAGACGCTGACTTACCCAGGTGA
- the tnpB gene encoding IS66 family insertion sequence element accessory protein TnpB (TnpB, as the term is used for proteins encoded by IS66 family insertion elements, is considered an accessory protein, since TnpC, encoded by a neighboring gene, is a DDE family transposase.) yields the protein MSIQLSDLGQVYLVCGKTDMRQGIDSLAYLVKRQFELDPFSGQVFLFCGGRKDRFKALYWDGQGFWLLYKRFENGKLTWPNDEHEVKALTSEQVDWLMKGFSISPKIKPTNSRDFY from the coding sequence ATGAGCATTCAACTCAGTGATTTAGGGCAGGTCTATCTGGTTTGTGGCAAAACCGATATGAGACAGGGCATTGATTCGCTGGCCTATCTCGTTAAACGTCAATTTGAATTAGATCCCTTTTCTGGTCAAGTTTTTCTCTTCTGTGGTGGCCGCAAAGACCGGTTCAAAGCTCTTTACTGGGACGGACAAGGATTTTGGTTGCTTTACAAGCGATTTGAAAATGGCAAACTCACTTGGCCTAATGATGAACATGAGGTCAAAGCCCTCACTTCCGAGCAAGTAGACTGGCTGATGAAGGGATTTTCGATAAGCCCTAAAATAAAACCTACAAACAGTCGTGATTTCTATTGA
- a CDS encoding VWA domain-containing protein — MEKTSKWHKKRTGQWVCMTGLALSVATIGAWTDSELAFVREWTARTVEMVKKDLAESEDSTVYIIKWGDTLSVISEAVKIDMKVLVELNKISNVDLIYEGNKLYFSKHGNKIIVDNGNKAIAYIFNSNLENIQTIEQVEVFDSGDSKSINKFLKNEYEEKAKNKTPIKSVIKDGQNVMDGINNELSKGLSSLVPLDTLTATLPVVHEEILSEKVVSADTAASISNDSSISEKYSSISANINHQQTHNHESAVLSSEINFSGSQTSATETTNNRKESSETILEGNSTTNLFNETTEINGLSESTEVINVSNEVATVIDATIKEDPVNKTVASNQTILRTVRVTEEIPSEIIVTEDSTLPSGEVVVVSAGQSGKKVSIQEVKIVDGVEASRTTISEISKVASPTYVKVGTKGTQTNSGINLVNSTSLNNLQKTKDTSTERLTKPGYSETYFTEIVTKSNATSIRQRQLLEELTKNLSFQVDLSKDSLDKIGAIKVITKYDETRMVSDQQITNIEAAFVTGTVRKKISEPGKEDKIETLISKEIPQYIITVTLGTRLPGVEGIDKTGQLISISNSDNTTSDLSNVKVFESIYTPIQNSPLISNPIFIHSTDKTTNSAKIGLQFKRPKSSDLESKPVMVTINEIDNTITKVKSDTEVYGDVAYATISDLDKGKNVAVIWENKTLATSQNQPVVSIDPSKIIKTTHDDKIIKSLALSLVIDSSGSMEDYDPHDLRKKSASNLLNLLNLKEDLVSIVDFDSSVRNHTLLLNNKEDLNSHISAIDSIGGTNIWAGLDRGIRTLIGDTSERNKVILLFTDGQDSYYHDYSELTKKAKEKSIKIFTMGLGHDIDVKLLREIAENTDGYFFELATDTSIREAFSDITTLLGRSKQHGYEISTSSTIDDSDGDGYDDALEKRKSKDKFNQDFDFKKWNVGPRDLLLLSAISYLSDDTLKTHSNKFLADFKNLFQNNGITPRFDKFNLDLSDKRFFESWKLIGSNTDEYDKYAVPFHSSVSWFYNENSKSLVIAYRGTDENNDDFSINSKLQYRSELIMDLKIALNSSKVEEIAKKQIGTIIDSLKHLDVEKVYITGHSLGAMKLIMALWNYLRAILQKN; from the coding sequence ATGGAAAAAACTTCCAAATGGCATAAGAAACGCACTGGTCAATGGGTATGTATGACGGGACTTGCACTTTCAGTTGCAACTATTGGTGCATGGACTGATAGTGAGCTCGCTTTTGTACGGGAATGGACAGCACGAACAGTAGAAATGGTGAAAAAAGATTTAGCTGAAAGTGAAGATTCTACTGTTTACATAATTAAGTGGGGAGATACACTATCAGTAATTTCAGAAGCCGTAAAAATTGATATGAAAGTTCTCGTCGAACTTAATAAGATTTCGAATGTAGATCTGATTTATGAAGGAAATAAACTATATTTTAGTAAACATGGAAATAAAATTATAGTAGATAATGGAAATAAGGCCATAGCTTATATTTTTAATTCTAACTTAGAAAACATTCAAACAATAGAACAAGTTGAAGTTTTTGATAGCGGGGATTCAAAATCAATTAATAAATTTTTAAAAAACGAATATGAGGAAAAAGCAAAGAATAAAACTCCGATTAAATCAGTAATTAAAGACGGTCAAAATGTTATGGATGGAATAAATAACGAGTTATCCAAAGGGTTATCATCACTTGTGCCATTAGATACACTCACAGCAACTTTACCTGTTGTACACGAAGAAATTTTATCCGAGAAAGTTGTTTCCGCAGATACAGCAGCTTCAATATCAAATGACAGTTCAATTTCAGAAAAATATAGTAGTATCAGTGCTAATATTAATCATCAACAAACTCACAATCATGAAAGTGCGGTTCTCTCTTCCGAAATTAATTTTTCAGGATCTCAAACTTCTGCTACTGAGACAACTAATAATCGAAAAGAATCTTCTGAAACAATCTTAGAGGGTAATTCCACTACTAATCTATTTAATGAAACGACAGAAATTAATGGATTGTCTGAATCCACAGAAGTTATCAATGTTTCTAATGAAGTAGCTACAGTAATAGATGCTACAATTAAAGAAGATCCTGTTAATAAGACCGTTGCTTCAAACCAAACGATTTTAAGAACCGTTCGTGTTACTGAAGAAATACCATCAGAGATTATCGTAACTGAAGATAGTACATTACCGTCTGGTGAAGTGGTTGTTGTTTCTGCAGGCCAATCTGGTAAAAAAGTCAGTATACAAGAAGTTAAAATAGTTGATGGAGTTGAAGCTAGTCGTACAACTATTTCAGAAATTTCCAAGGTTGCTTCACCAACTTATGTAAAAGTTGGAACCAAAGGCACTCAGACTAATAGTGGCATAAATCTAGTTAACTCTACTAGCTTAAACAATCTTCAAAAAACAAAAGATACTTCTACAGAACGATTAACGAAACCAGGATACTCAGAAACATACTTTACAGAAATTGTCACTAAATCTAATGCTACTAGTATTCGTCAGAGGCAGTTATTAGAAGAATTAACAAAAAATCTTTCCTTCCAAGTAGATCTATCTAAAGATTCGTTAGATAAAATCGGTGCTATCAAAGTAATTACAAAATATGATGAAACAAGGATGGTATCAGACCAACAAATTACAAATATTGAAGCTGCCTTTGTAACAGGAACAGTAAGAAAAAAAATAAGTGAGCCTGGAAAAGAAGATAAGATTGAAACTCTCATTTCAAAAGAGATTCCTCAATATATTATTACAGTTACTTTGGGCACGAGATTGCCTGGTGTTGAAGGAATTGATAAGACTGGACAACTAATCAGTATTTCAAATTCTGATAACACCACATCAGATCTTAGTAATGTGAAAGTCTTTGAGAGTATTTATACTCCTATTCAAAATTCACCGCTAATTAGCAATCCAATTTTTATACATTCTACTGATAAAACAACTAATTCCGCCAAAATTGGTTTACAATTTAAGAGACCTAAGTCTAGCGACCTAGAATCAAAACCGGTAATGGTAACGATTAACGAGATTGATAATACTATTACAAAAGTTAAAAGTGACACTGAAGTCTATGGGGATGTAGCTTATGCAACCATTTCTGATTTAGATAAAGGAAAAAATGTTGCTGTTATTTGGGAAAATAAAACTCTAGCGACATCACAAAATCAACCAGTAGTTTCAATAGATCCTTCTAAAATTATTAAAACTACTCATGATGATAAAATAATAAAAAGTTTAGCGTTATCACTGGTTATCGATAGTTCTGGCAGTATGGAAGATTATGATCCACACGATTTAAGAAAGAAATCGGCATCTAATTTGTTAAATCTCTTAAACCTGAAAGAAGATTTAGTTTCTATTGTTGATTTTGATAGCAGTGTCAGAAATCATACTTTGCTGTTAAATAATAAAGAAGATTTAAATTCTCATATTAGTGCAATTGATAGTATTGGTGGTACGAATATTTGGGCAGGTCTGGATAGAGGTATTCGTACTCTAATTGGTGACACTTCTGAACGAAATAAGGTTATTTTATTATTTACAGATGGACAAGATAGTTACTATCATGACTATTCAGAATTAACAAAAAAAGCAAAAGAAAAATCAATTAAGATATTCACTATGGGACTAGGTCATGATATTGATGTGAAGTTGCTAAGAGAGATTGCTGAAAATACCGATGGATATTTCTTCGAACTTGCAACAGATACTTCAATTAGGGAAGCATTTAGTGATATTACTACACTCCTTGGTCGATCAAAACAACATGGTTATGAAATATCTACATCTTCTACAATAGATGATTCTGATGGTGATGGTTATGATGATGCTCTTGAGAAACGTAAAAGTAAAGATAAATTTAATCAAGATTTTGATTTCAAAAAATGGAATGTAGGGCCCCGAGACCTTCTCTTACTTTCAGCAATTTCATATTTAAGCGATGATACTTTAAAAACACACTCAAATAAGTTTTTAGCCGATTTTAAAAACTTATTCCAAAACAATGGTATTACACCTCGTTTTGATAAATTCAATTTAGATTTATCTGATAAAAGATTCTTTGAATCTTGGAAATTGATTGGTTCTAATACAGATGAGTATGATAAATATGCAGTTCCTTTCCATTCCAGTGTTTCTTGGTTTTATAATGAGAATAGTAAATCACTCGTAATTGCATATAGAGGGACAGATGAGAACAATGACGATTTTAGTATAAATTCAAAACTACAATATCGTAGTGAACTCATCATGGATTTAAAAATAGCGTTAAATTCAAGTAAGGTAGAGGAAATCGCAAAAAAACAGATTGGGACCATAATTGATTCACTTAAACATTTAGATGTTGAAAAAGTTTATATTACAGGTCATTCATTGGGGGCTATGAAGCTTATTATGGCGCTTTGGAATTATCTAAGAGCGATTTTGCAAAAAAATTAA